In Dunckerocampus dactyliophorus isolate RoL2022-P2 chromosome 14, RoL_Ddac_1.1, whole genome shotgun sequence, one DNA window encodes the following:
- the nkx2.3 gene encoding homeobox protein Nkx-2.3: MSPQFFSRYLPVDIMLPSPAITSSTTPFSVKDILKLELQRQSQELQYISCLGLPQSGPFRAHSPPSCMLARRDSPSPISSGLSESDERMSYFGALAAPDRLAESGLPVEMFTGNPVQMHTDLQVETEQEDQETKVCTSLRGDDGEKPASKQQRTRRKPRVLFSQTQVFELERRFKRQRYLSAPEREHLAGSLKLTPTQVKIWFQNRRYKCKRQRQDKSLEMAGHHHHHHHHHHPPPPPPRRVAVPVLVRDGRPCLTGSPTYNTSYSVAPSAYTYNGYPAYSYNNSVYTNTYSCASLPALQPSNTAANAFMNMTLGPLGAQTQSQSAQGTVAPPCQGTLQGIRAW, encoded by the exons ATGTCTCCGCAGTTCTTTTCACG TTATTTACCGGTGGACATCATGCTCCCCAGTCCGGCCATAACGTCTTCCACCACGCCTTTTTCAGTCAAGGACATCCTGAAGTTGGAGCTGCAGCGACAATCTCAGGAGCTCCAGTACATCTCCTGCCTGGGTCTCCCTCAGTCTGGACCTTTCCGAGCACACTCGCCGCCCTCCTGCATGCTGGCCAGAAGAGACAGTCCAAGTCCAATCAGTTCTGGATTGTCGGAAAGCGACGAGAGGATGTCTTACTTCGGCGCGCTCGCTGCACCGGACCGGTTGGCTGAGTCCGGACTGCCGGTGGAGATGTTCACTGGCAACCCGGTGCAGATGCATACAGACCTGCAAGTGGAGACCGAGCAGGAGGACCAAGAAACGA AGGTGTGTACTTCTTTGCGGGGCGACGACGGGGAGAAGCCGGCCAGCAAACAGCAGAGGACCAGAAGGAAGCCCCGGGTCCTCTTCTCCCAGACTCAGGTGTTCGAGCTGGAGCGTCGCTTCAAGCGGCAGCGCTACCTGTCCGCCCCGGAGAGAGAACACCTGGCGGGCTCGCTCAAACTCACGCCTACGCAAGTGAAgatctggttccagaaccggAGGTACAAATGCAAGAGGCAGCGACAGGACAAGTCTCTGGAGATGGCTggtcatcaccaccaccaccaccaccaccaccaccctcctCCACCGCCGCCTAGGAGGGTGGCTGTGCCGGTGCTGGTGCGTGACGGGAGGCCTTGTTTGACTGGATCCCCAACATATAACACTTCTTACTCAGTAGCACCAAGCGCGTACACCTACAACGGCTACCCGGCCTACAGCTACAACAACTCTGTATACACCAACACTTACTCTTGTGCTAGCTTACCTGCTCTGCAGCCCTCCAACACTGCAGCCAACGCCTTCATGAACATGACTTTGGGACCTCTGGGTGCACAGACGCAGAGCCAGTCTGCACAGGGGACAGTGGCTCCTCCATGCCAGGGGACTCTGCAGGGCATCAGGGCCTGGTAA
- the slc25a28 gene encoding mitoferrin-2: MEADGFVRRRRMTAETAGNDPGVAGASAGAEVRWLGGRFLGVSESIVGSLTPRIGNETELQTVEFIRNTQEQSDDSEPDYEGLPQGASTSTHMLAGAVAGIMEHCLMFPIDCVKTRMQSLQPDPAARYRNVMDALRRIVTTEGVWRPMRGLNVTAIGAGPAHALYFASYEKLKKTLSDVIHPGANSHLANGTAGCVATLLHDAAMNPSEVVKQRMQMYNSPYRGVLDCVRAVWQKEGAAAFYRSYTTQLTMNVPFQALHFMTYEYLQELLNPHRHYNPSSHMLSGALAGALAAAATTPLDVCKTLLNTQESLALSSLSANQGAHRQITGLAHAFRTVYRLGGLRGFFKGVQARVIYQMPSTAISWSVYEFFKYGLTKHQHDKRRAQQMEAET, from the exons ATGGAAGCGGATGGATTTGTGAGGAGGCGTCGGATGACAGCGGAGACTGCAGGCAATGATCCCGGGGTTGCTGGCGCATCTGCGGGGGCAGAAGTCCGATGGCTGGGGGGTCGGTTCTTGGGAGTTTCCGAAAGTATCGTGGGAAGCCTAACACCGCGAATTGGAAACGAGACGGAACTACAGACTGTTGAGTTCATCCGGAACACACAGGAGCAAAGTGATGACTCTGAACCCGACTATGAGGGCTTGCCACAGGGAGCCTCCACCAGCACCCACATGTTGGCCGGAGCTGTGGCTGGGATCATGGAGCACTGCCTCATGTTCCCCATCGATTGTGTCAAG aCAAGAATGCAGAGCCTCCAGCCCGACCCGGCCGCCCGCTACAGGAACGTGATGGACGCCCTCCGCCGAATCGTAACCACGGAGGGAGTTTGGCGGCCAATGAGAGGGCTGAATGTGACCGCTATCGGGGCGGGTCCTGCCCATGCCCTCTATTTTGCCAGCTATGAGAAACTCAAAAAGACTCTGAGTGATGTGATCCACCCCGGGGCTAACAGTCATTTGGCTAATG GAACCGCCGGATGTGTGGCCACACTGCTTCATGACGCAGCCATGAACCCATCAGAAG TCGTGAAGCAGCGCATGCAGATGTATAATTCGCCCTATCGTGGCGTGTTGGACTGTGTACGCGCCGTGTGGCAGAAAGAGGGAGCTGCCGCGTTCTATCGCAGCTACACCACCCAGCTCACCATGAACGTGCCCTTCCAAGCGCTCCACTTCATGACCTACGAGTACCTGCAGGAGCTGCTCAACCCACACAGACACTACAACCCCTCGTCCCACATGCTATCCGGAGCCTTGGCCGGGGCCTTGGCCGCCGCCGCTACCACACCCCTGGATGTCTGCAAGACCCTGCTCAACACCCAGGAGTCGCTGGCCCTCAGTTCCCTATCGGCCAACCAAGGAGCCCACAGACAGATCACAGGCCTGGCCCACGCCTTCCGGACGGTTTACAGGCTGGGCGGCCTGCGGGGCTTCTTCAAGGGAGTGCAGGCGAGGGTAATCTACCAGATGCCCTCCACAGCCATCAGCTGGTCCGTGTACGAGTTCTTCAAGTATGGACTCACCAAGCACCAGCATGACAAGAGGAGAGCGCAGCAGATGGAGGCGGAGACGTAG